The Methylobacterium sp. FF17 DNA segment CTCAGGCCCCGCCATCTCAAGCGTAGAGGTCACCCACCATCTGCGCGCCAGCAAGACTGACCTTCCTCACGAAGGCCGGGCGGATTTCACCGTGGGTGGGTCGAGTGTAGGCTTGGCGCGATTGCGCATAGATGGCCTCACCGAGAGGACCTTCCGCTCCCGACAGCGCAGCCTTCGTACAGGTAGCCCCGACCTTCAGTCCCAGCTCATGCGTGTGACTGCGGCCATAGAGATAGACCGCAAGGCGAGCCCGTACTTTCTCGGGAATGTCAGCGATGAGAAGCGGAAGCTTGCCAGCGTCGGCGCGGTAGACGCGCCCGAGTAGATCAAGCGAGACAGGGCAGCCTTCGGCCTCATGGTAGATCGGACGATCTGAGATCACGGTTGCACCTGCTTCTCGGTAAAAAGCAGGCTGGGCAGGATATGGTTAATCAAACGTGACTAAGATCATGCGCGGACGATTGCCCGAGGGGTGCGACACAGGACTGGGGCAACTACGAGCGCACGGGTGACTTATCACAACCTGCATGGCCGGAAGCAATTGACGTCGGCCTAAACGAAAGTGCCTCTGTGAAATACCTTGTTCTCGCCAGCGTCGCCTTGTTCGCCGTGGCTCCGGCCTTTGCTCAGAGTGGTTCGCTACGTCAGCCCGGTGCAGCTATCGTCACCCAGGAGCCGAATACCACCGGCAATGATCGGGACGTCGTCGTTTCGCGCGGCGCAACAGGCGCTGATACCGCGACCTCAGACTCGGCCGCCGGAGGCAATGCCAACAAGCCTGAGCAGGCTGTTCCAAACGGCAGCGCTGGCGGTGGTAGCGGCGGCAGCAACTGAGCGACTTGGCTGACCGACCGGTATAACCGCAGCGCCACGCGGTTCAGACACTACCCAGTGAAACTAGAACCTTCACCCGCCCGGCTCCAGCCGCGGCGGGTTTTTGGTTTCAGAACTGACGGCGCTAGACTTCGTATGAGGCTATGCGGTCGACTGGCTCGTCACGCCCAACCCAACCACTGAAGCAGGCGGTGACCGGCGGCGAACAGGAGAGCTAAAGCTATGAACACAAAGGGGATTAGGGCGGATCGATCATAGCGCCCGAAGCGTCGTCTCATTTGTATCCTTTGGACGGCCAGGCATCAGCATTAGCGCATGCGATGCCAAGGAGCGAAGGCGATGAGCACGACGCAGGCGAGCGCGGCCAAAAGCCAAGAATGATCGTTGTACAGCGCGAACAGCACGACCCCGAAGAAACTAAGAGCGATGCTGATCATAAGCGTCAGTACATAAGGGTTCATGCCTTCTCCGGCCGGCCAGCAGAATGGCGATGCGGATCATGCCTTGCGGCTGACACGGACCTTGCGCCCCGCTAAACTTGGTCGTCCTCTTCCGGTACCAGTTCGCTGAATGGTACCGTGAGGACGCGTCGGGCATCCTCGTCCTCGATCTCGAACGAGCACACGAACCAGTCTCGCACGACGAGGGAAGGCGGCCCAGCGATCAAGCCACGCGCTTCTCGCAATGCGTACTGATGCGCGGCCTCATCGTCGGCGAGTTCATCCCCTTCGGGGTCGACCGCCAGCTTGTCGGCCCCGGCGCCGTAGCGAAGGTTGAAGAAGTAGCGTGGCATGTCGACCTACCTCGATCCTCGGGCTACCGATGTCAGAAGGGCTCAATGGGCTTGGGTATGGCCAGTCTGGATGTGAACCCTGACGGGCTGGAGAGCTGAAGCTCAATCCAGCTCTGCGCCTCTTCGAGGGTCGCGAACGTCGGCAGGTTCGGGTGATCAGCCCGCCCGAAGCCAGCTTCCATGAACCACCGACCGGCCTCGTCCTCGTGCTCCTCACAGAGTTGTACGAGGACCGCAACGAGGAAGCCGTCAGCGAAGACGAGGTTGCTCGCGGTGTCGTTGCTGCCCGTCGCAACCTGCACAGGCTGGAGTTGGAAGCTCATCTTTCAACCCGCTTTTTGCAGATGCAGGTAGGTGGGATCGAACTCGGCAGAGCGGCAAAGTTCAGCCCAGGCATGGACGACGAGCGTGTTGTTGCGCAGGGTGATCAGGCCCTTGCCTCGCATCTCCTGCAGCACACGGTTGATGTGGACGTTCGAGAGACCGAGGGCATCGCCAAGTTCGCCCTGCGTGATCGGCAAGGGACAGCGATAATCGCCCGCAAGGCCCACCGCTTCGAGCTTGGCGTACATCTCGCAGAACAGGTGTCCGATCCGGCCGTAAGCTGACTTCCGGCCCATGCCCGCCATCCACTCGCGGAAGATGGCCGCATCAATCAGGGTGTCCCGCCACAGCACGGCTCCGATCCGGGGGAAGCGCAGGGTCAGATCCCGGACACTTTCGTGCGGAATAAAGGCCACGCTAGCCTGGGTCAGCGTACCAAGGCTGTGGTCCATCACCGGCAGGTGCAGGCTTTGCAGATCGGGTGTGTCACCGGGGATGTGGAAGGAGAAGATCTGCCGACGTCCTTCGCCGAGGATCTTGTAGCGGAAGAGCCATCCATCGATGACCACGCAGCAATGAGAGGGCTGATCGCCATCGCGAACGATGTCCTGCCCAGCTCCAAACGTGCGGTTCCTGACAGGTAGGCTCTGAACGGCCTCACGCTCCCCGTCGGACAGAGTGGCGATGCTCTCCAGCTTCCGCAGGAGCATCGTCATGGGCGGGTTGTCGGAAGCTGGGTACATAGAGCCGCATCCGTTGCAGGCGGAAGCGCTCGTCTCTCCCAGCTACCAGCCCCTGTCTCGGAACCGCTGGCAGTGCGAAGAAGCTTAAATCTAAGTGATTACATCGCCTTAACCCAAGATATATCGCACGGATATCGGACTGCCCGGTACGAGTGTGTACCTTTCTGTTCGCCTTGGTCAGATGGGATACGGCGGCCAACCTCCAACGTTTGCCTTCTTGATGAGGCTCTGAACCTCGTCACGCGCACGCCGCTCGACAAGGCAAAGTACGTCAACGAGCTAATGCCGACGCCCAAGGCCGAGCGGGCCGCTCGCGTCGGACACGACCCCGCCAACCCGCCAGAGTGCCCCCGTCCCGAGGCCGATCCTGATGCGCTCTCCAAGGCGTTGATTGAAGAAGGTCGTCGCTGGCTTAACCGTAAGGCCTATCTGTGTAGCTCTTCCCTGTTAGAGACACCGAGCTTCTATGGATTTGTGGAGGACTCACCGTTTACAACGGCAGGCTTGGACGCCTACAAGGCAATGCGGACGTTGTATCTCTCGGTACCCGAGGTATCCACGACAGCTTGAGTGACGTAAGGGGTTTGAAGGCCGCCGGAATGCGTAAACTCTGCGACGTATTCATCGT contains these protein-coding regions:
- a CDS encoding DUF6894 family protein → MPRYFFNLRYGAGADKLAVDPEGDELADDEAAHQYALREARGLIAGPPSLVVRDWFVCSFEIEDEDARRVLTVPFSELVPEEDDQV
- a CDS encoding Crp/Fnr family transcriptional regulator; translated protein: MTMLLRKLESIATLSDGEREAVQSLPVRNRTFGAGQDIVRDGDQPSHCCVVIDGWLFRYKILGEGRRQIFSFHIPGDTPDLQSLHLPVMDHSLGTLTQASVAFIPHESVRDLTLRFPRIGAVLWRDTLIDAAIFREWMAGMGRKSAYGRIGHLFCEMYAKLEAVGLAGDYRCPLPITQGELGDALGLSNVHINRVLQEMRGKGLITLRNNTLVVHAWAELCRSAEFDPTYLHLQKAG